The Inediibacterium massiliense genome includes the window ATTTGAAAATGTGACGAAAAAAGAAATAGAAAATATAATAAATGATTCTAATGATTTAAAGCTTATCAATATTATTGATGAAAATAGAATAGCAAAATCAGCTATATTAATGGTCAAAATACTACTCTATGGATTTGTTGTGGTAGTAGCTTTAATTGGAAGTGTGAATATTATTAATACCTTAACTACAAATATTATATTAAGAAGAAAAGAATTTGCAGCATTAAAGTCTATAGGACTAACGCAAAAGGGATTAAAGAAAATGATTATTCTAGAAGGAGTTCTTTATGGAATAGTGGGAAGCTTTTATGGATCTGTAGCAGGCTCTGGTCTTTCTTATTTATTATTTAAGGGAATTAGTGATATTAGAGAACAAAGTTATAAACTACCATTAGATGCTATATTAATAGCAACAATAGGAGCTATGCTGATTGGATATATTTCTGTATTAATGCCCATTAGAAGGATTAAAAAAGATAATTTAATAGATGCTTTACGAGAAGAATTTTAAATTTAAGGGACAAGTTCATTGTCCCTTGTTGATTTATTTGAAAATTATAGGAGTGCAAATTTATAAGATACTTCCTTTTACATAAAATTAATATGTCTTTAATTTTTAGTTAAAGACGTGACTATATAATTATAATTGAAGATGAAGAAAGGGGTGGATCAAAATGAAATTAAATATATGTATAGATATTGATGGAACCATTACAGATGCATATTATTGGCTGGATATTGCAAATAAATATTTTGATACAAATGTAAAACCCCATGAAGTGACAGTGTATGATATTCATCAAGTGTTAAAAATACCTAAGCAAGATTATGTGAAATTTTATGAAATGTATGGGCAAGAAATACATCTAAATGCAATTTTAAGAGAACAAGCAAAAGAAATCTTGTGGAAACTAGATAAAATGCATTATCTATACTATGTTACTGCAAGGGAAGAAAAGATGAAAGAGGTAACACATCAATGGTTTGGGATGAATGGATTACCAGATAGACCAATACATTTATTAGGAAGTCATTATAAAGTAGATAAAGCAAAAGAATTGAATTGTAATATTTTTATAGAAGATAGATATGAAAATGCCATTCAATTAGCTCAAGCTGGTTTTAAAGTTTTATTAATGGATTGTTATTATAATAGGCATCCATTGATCTGTGGGATTACACGAGTATATAACTGGAATGATATAGAAAAAATAATACAGAAATATAATGAAGATACAATTAAAAAATTTACAAAAATTGCTTAAAAATCCTAATTTGCTGAATGAGTATTAGAAGAGACTAATAATAAATGATAAGATATGAATTCATCTAAGGTAAAAACACCTCTTATAAGTTAAATGGTATAAGAGGTGTTTTTATAAATATTTATGAACAATATAAGGGAAATCCACAAA containing:
- a CDS encoding 5' nucleotidase, NT5C type; this encodes MKLNICIDIDGTITDAYYWLDIANKYFDTNVKPHEVTVYDIHQVLKIPKQDYVKFYEMYGQEIHLNAILREQAKEILWKLDKMHYLYYVTAREEKMKEVTHQWFGMNGLPDRPIHLLGSHYKVDKAKELNCNIFIEDRYENAIQLAQAGFKVLLMDCYYNRHPLICGITRVYNWNDIEKIIQKYNEDTIKKFTKIA